Proteins co-encoded in one Papaver somniferum cultivar HN1 chromosome 5, ASM357369v1, whole genome shotgun sequence genomic window:
- the LOC113280118 gene encoding uncharacterized protein LOC113280118 — translation MPLDLKQAVESLGAKFDALLKVLVESQGPPEKDTTITAIATSSKLQTLIATSSTLQTLKEDTLTTTTTSSTLQTMKEDTVTSTAADNLVVNTERQSRLNDIEEIIQVLPMDHSDRAEEFPKDGGQLMSKDVLGGYKELYNAAIMGDWEVASKFLEKNPEAITKVIAIDSRTLLHVAVIQGNSKCIKEIVNRMPPEILEYKTGNDGCTALHYAAMNGHAKAAEIMVNKNPKLTQIVDRENCIPFHRALTSVVAGQRETATYLYSVTRHEHPSPFSGGQGDRIILHTIDAGFYDIASSIVQRFPELVIDQAKKVQIDPMIFMAKKPFAFASGAKLTFWKRCIYSLTERLHKQIYNDKVKHKQAKVLVKSIFTPLKERMNKQEITDFFDGSNNVMKMAVRHGNVEFVEASGKYKTSEVSKYDCKGNTILHYAAKLASSAQLNLVSGACLQMQREMQWFKDFLQLQKNANGDSAHDIFTKEHKELKEKGEKWLKETSGSCMVVAALITTVAFTSAFTVPGGYISSDNNTSKNGISVFLEENSFMVFAVADALALFSSITSVLMFLAI, via the exons GGTCCACCGGAAAAGGATACTACTATCACTGCTATTGCTACCTCATCAAAATTACAGACACTGATTGCTACCTCATCAACATTACAAACACTGAAAGAAGATACTCTGACTACTACAACTACCTCATCAACATTACAGACAATGAAAGAAGATACGGTGACTTCTACAGCTGCAGATAATTTAGTTGTAAACACAGAAAGACAATCAAGATTGAATGATATTGAGGAGATTATTCAGGTGTTGCCTATGGACCATAGTGATCGGGCAGAGGAATTTC CTAAAGATGGTGGTCAGCTGATGAGCAAAGATGTTTTGGGTGGATACAAAGAGCTATACAACGCAGCAATAATGGGTGACTGGGAAGTGGCTAGTAAATTTTTGGAGAAGAATCCAGAAGCGATTACAAAAGTGATTGCTATTGATTCACGAACACTGTTGCATGTAGCTGTAATTCAAGGGAATTCGAAGTGCATTAAGGAGATTGTGAACCGCATGCCCCCAGAAATCCTTGAATATAAAACAGGGAATGATGGTTGTACAGCGCTTCATTATGCTGCTATGAATGGACACGCTAAAGCGGCTGAGATCATGGTAAACAAAAACCCGAAATTAACTCAGATAGTGGATAGGGAAAACTGCATACCATTTCATCGTGCTCTAACATCAGTTGTGGCTGGACAAAGAGAGACAGCTACATATCTTTATTCCGTAACTAGACACGAGCATCCAAGTCCATTCTCTGGCGGCCAAGGTGATCGTATTATATTGCATACGATTGATGCTGGTTTCTATG ATATTGCATCATCTATTGTCCAGCGATTTCCAGAACTGGTTATTGATCAGGCAAAGAAAGTACAGATAGACCCAATGATTTTCATGGCAAAGAAACCGTTTGCGTTTGCTAGTGGGGCTAAGCTTACATTCTGGAAGCGCTGCATTTACTCAT TAACTGAGCGGTTACACAAACAAATATATAACGACAAAGTGAAGCACAAACAAGCCAAAGTCTTGGTTAAAAGTATATTTACACCACTCAAAGAAAGAATGAACAAGCAAGAAATAACTGATTTTTTTGATGGATCTAATAACGTCATGAAGATGGCTGTAAGGCACGGAAACGTAGAGTTTGTAGAG GCAAGTGGAAAATATAAAACTTCTGAAGTTTCCAAATATGATTGCAAGGGTAATACTATCCTGCATTATGCTGCCAAGTTAGCGTCTTCTGCTCAGCTCAATTTGGTCTCTGGTGCGTGTCTTCAGATGCAACGAGAAATGCAGTGGTTCAAG gatttcctgcaactacaaaaaaaTGCAAATGGGGATTCAGCACATGATATATTTACCAAAGAACACAAAGAGTTAAAGGAAAAAGGAGAGAAGTGGCTCAAGGAAACATCAGGATCGTGCATGGTAGTAGCTGCTCTTATTACTACTGTAGCATTCACTTCCGCTTTTACTGTTCCTGGAGGCTACATTAGTAGTgataataataccagtaagaACGGCATCTCAGTATTCTTAGAAGAGAATTCATTTATGGTATTCGCAGTGGCAGATGCCTTGGCTTTATTCTCTTCTATCACATCAGTATTAATGTTCTTGGCCATATAA